One window from the genome of Chroogloeocystis siderophila 5.2 s.c.1 encodes:
- a CDS encoding ATP-binding response regulator: MSFQPSRDNILVVDDSPDNVFLIQTILEEEGYNISTAEDGPTALRLVEQSPPHLVLLDVMMPGMDGFEVTQRIRRNNQLPFIPILLITAYDQPSVAQGLDMGADDFIRKPVEVDELLARVRSLLRLKHSVDERDQIARQREDFVSRLTHDLRTPLVAADRMLMLFQQGALGELSPTMKEAITTMARSNQNLLQMVNTLLEVYRFEADRKVLNFVPVNLQEVLSEVVKELEPLAQEKNLPLQFEAEAPVNLKVIGDRLEIHRLFTNLVGNAIKFTDSGSVKVRMKPSENENSDAYITVEVADTGTGIPQEEQATLFERFRQGSHKRSGSGLGLYLSRRIVEAHQGTINVKSTPGQGSVFIVDLPIAQYIQ, translated from the coding sequence ATGTCTTTCCAACCCTCTCGTGACAATATTCTTGTTGTAGACGATTCTCCAGATAATGTTTTTCTGATCCAAACTATTCTGGAAGAAGAAGGCTATAACATCTCCACTGCTGAGGATGGTCCTACAGCGTTAAGACTCGTTGAACAGTCGCCGCCACACTTGGTACTCCTTGATGTAATGATGCCAGGAATGGATGGTTTTGAGGTGACGCAACGCATCCGCCGTAACAATCAACTACCATTTATCCCAATTTTGCTGATTACAGCGTACGATCAGCCGAGTGTAGCCCAAGGATTAGACATGGGTGCAGACGATTTCATTCGTAAACCTGTGGAAGTTGATGAATTATTGGCACGCGTGCGATCGCTATTACGGCTAAAACACAGTGTAGACGAGCGCGACCAAATAGCCCGCCAACGCGAAGATTTTGTCTCGCGCCTAACGCACGATTTACGTACTCCTTTAGTCGCCGCAGATAGAATGCTGATGCTGTTTCAACAAGGTGCATTAGGCGAACTTTCACCGACGATGAAAGAAGCGATTACGACCATGGCACGTAGTAATCAAAACTTATTGCAAATGGTGAATACCTTATTAGAAGTGTACCGTTTTGAGGCAGATCGTAAAGTCTTAAACTTCGTGCCGGTTAATTTGCAAGAGGTACTATCCGAGGTTGTGAAGGAATTAGAACCGCTGGCGCAAGAAAAAAACCTACCTCTACAGTTTGAGGCGGAGGCGCCAGTCAACCTGAAAGTGATTGGCGATCGCTTGGAAATTCACCGTTTATTTACAAACTTAGTCGGAAATGCCATTAAGTTTACTGACTCTGGTTCGGTAAAGGTACGGATGAAGCCGTCTGAGAATGAAAACTCAGACGCATACATTACAGTTGAAGTTGCAGACACGGGTACAGGTATTCCTCAAGAAGAACAAGCGACCTTATTTGAAAGATTTCGCCAAGGAAGCCACAAACGTTCTGGTAGCGGTTTAGGACTTTACCTTTCACGTAGAATTGTAGAAGCTCACCAAGGTACGATCAATGTTAAATCAACGCCTGGTCAAGGTAGTGTGTTTATCGTTGACTTACCGATTGCTCAGTACATTCAGTGA
- a CDS encoding Mo-dependent nitrogenase C-terminal domain-containing protein has protein sequence MNVSEYTTKILLSSWVGIDQAIAANSPSQPLQQPGGTSKFDILQPLRQWVNTINVGDRKFAHRLCQLIPAQCPFERDLKLFGRTLHIPPMCKLNPLYEEVVGLRFRALCYLADECGEDITAYC, from the coding sequence ATGAATGTATCTGAGTACACAACAAAAATTTTACTTTCTAGCTGGGTAGGAATTGACCAAGCAATTGCTGCCAATAGCCCTAGCCAACCGTTACAACAACCTGGCGGTACGTCTAAGTTTGATATTTTGCAACCGCTACGTCAATGGGTTAATACGATCAACGTTGGCGATCGCAAATTTGCTCACCGTTTGTGTCAATTGATTCCTGCACAGTGTCCTTTTGAGCGTGATTTAAAACTTTTTGGTCGCACACTTCACATTCCGCCAATGTGTAAGCTAAATCCACTTTATGAAGAAGTTGTGGGTTTGCGCTTTCGGGCGTTGTGCTACTTAGCTGACGAGTGTGGCGAAGATATCACAGCTTATTGTTAA
- a CDS encoding aldehyde dehydrogenase, whose protein sequence is MLAELSINDIIRRQRICFQSGKTKSVEFRIEQLKTLKRAIQENTDSIVKALKKDLYKPELETYATEISIIREIDYALKHIKSWVKPKKVRLPLEQLPGTGYIYPEPLGVVLVIGPWNYPFQLIIAPLIGAIAAGNCVIVKPSEIAPNTSAVVSQIVQKYFDPTYIAVVEGGIDVSKQLLAEKFDHIFFTGGTAVGKIVMEAAAKHLTPVTLELGGKSPCIVDSDINLEHTARRIAWGKFINAGQTCIAPDYLLVNRQIKPQLLDSLQKVIKEFYGEDPQQSSDYARIVNQKQFSRLAELLHDGEIVTGGTTNSRDFYIAPTIIDRVSLEKPVMQEEIFGPILPIIEYSDLSEAIAIINEKPKPLALYLFSRNKDIQQRVLQETSSGGVCINDTVMQVGVSSLPFGGVGDSGIGRYHGKASFDTLSHEKSVLKKSFWLDLKWRYAPYAGKLDLIKRLIG, encoded by the coding sequence ATGCTTGCTGAACTATCTATAAATGACATTATCCGCAGACAGCGTATTTGTTTCCAGAGTGGGAAAACAAAAAGTGTTGAGTTTCGGATTGAACAATTAAAAACGCTAAAGCGAGCAATTCAAGAGAATACAGACAGTATTGTAAAGGCGCTCAAAAAAGATTTATATAAACCAGAATTAGAAACATATGCTACAGAGATTAGCATTATACGAGAAATTGATTATGCATTGAAACATATTAAATCATGGGTAAAGCCCAAGAAAGTACGTCTTCCCCTCGAACAACTTCCTGGAACTGGATACATCTATCCCGAACCATTAGGAGTTGTCTTAGTTATTGGTCCGTGGAATTACCCGTTTCAGTTAATCATAGCGCCTTTAATTGGTGCGATCGCTGCTGGCAATTGTGTTATTGTTAAGCCTTCTGAAATTGCGCCAAACACCTCAGCAGTTGTTTCACAAATTGTTCAGAAATACTTTGACCCAACCTATATTGCGGTAGTAGAAGGCGGTATTGATGTTAGTAAACAACTCCTAGCAGAAAAGTTCGATCATATCTTTTTTACAGGTGGTACAGCCGTCGGTAAAATTGTGATGGAAGCCGCCGCAAAACATCTTACACCAGTCACTTTAGAATTAGGCGGTAAAAGTCCTTGCATTGTAGACAGCGATATTAATCTTGAACATACTGCGCGCAGAATAGCTTGGGGTAAATTTATCAACGCTGGACAAACGTGCATTGCACCCGATTATCTTTTAGTCAATCGTCAAATCAAGCCACAACTGCTTGATAGCTTACAAAAAGTTATCAAAGAATTTTATGGCGAAGATCCGCAACAGAGTTCTGACTATGCCAGAATTGTCAATCAAAAACAATTTTCACGTTTAGCCGAATTACTACACGATGGAGAAATCGTTACCGGAGGAACTACCAATTCGCGTGACTTTTATATTGCTCCAACGATTATTGATCGCGTCTCACTGGAAAAGCCAGTGATGCAAGAAGAAATTTTTGGTCCAATTTTACCAATTATCGAATACAGCGATTTGAGCGAAGCGATCGCCATTATCAACGAAAAGCCAAAACCTTTAGCGTTGTACTTGTTTTCGCGCAACAAGGATATTCAACAGCGAGTTTTACAAGAAACTTCTTCTGGCGGTGTTTGTATTAACGACACTGTAATGCAAGTTGGCGTTTCATCTTTACCGTTTGGTGGTGTCGGAGATAGCGGAATCGGAAGATACCACGGTAAGGCGAGTTTTGATACGTTATCGCATGAAAAAAGCGTCTTAAAGAAATCTTTTTGGCTTGATTTAAAATGGCGTTATGCGCCCTATGCAGGTAAACTAGACTTAATCAAACGGTTAATCGGCTAG
- the tig gene encoding trigger factor: protein MKVTQEKLPASQIGLDIEIPAEKSQQTYDQVIQKLTRTMNVPGFRKGKVPRQILLQRLGAVQVKAAALEELIQTGITEAIKQEAIQAIGQPQLRSSFEELIAQYEPGKALHFLAAVDVQPEVNLTQYTGLQVKAEEVKYNPEKVDKLIAEQQSEMAPLIPVEGRAAQLGDVAIVNFKGYLAQEAEAEPQEIAGASADDFQLELQQERFIPGFIDGIVGMQPGETKEVSAQFPEDYPQPDVAGRAAVFTVTLKELKEKELPELDDDFAQEVSEFETLEELRSSLEERFRGEAERQTKANKEKALTDELVKHLEVDLPETLIEQEVNAMLTQAAVQLSQQGIDVKKLFTQESVAKLRENSRPEAIERLRSALALQEVARRESITVEKSEVEAKAKEILSQYSNEDIDVNRLREVVEEDLLKEKIMSWLEEHNTVELLPEGSLNASEASTEDEPVEAAAEIETSDRPAPTKEIEAL from the coding sequence ATGAAAGTCACCCAGGAAAAACTTCCCGCTAGTCAAATTGGTTTGGATATAGAAATTCCTGCCGAAAAGTCGCAACAGACCTATGACCAGGTTATTCAGAAACTTACGCGCACCATGAATGTTCCTGGGTTTCGCAAAGGTAAAGTACCGCGCCAAATCCTACTACAACGTTTAGGTGCGGTGCAGGTTAAAGCCGCAGCCTTAGAGGAACTCATTCAAACTGGAATTACAGAAGCGATCAAGCAAGAAGCTATACAGGCGATCGGTCAACCGCAATTACGCTCGTCATTTGAAGAATTGATCGCTCAATACGAACCAGGAAAAGCTTTGCACTTCTTAGCTGCGGTTGATGTTCAACCCGAAGTCAACCTGACGCAGTACACTGGTTTACAAGTAAAAGCCGAGGAAGTCAAATACAACCCCGAAAAAGTTGATAAGCTTATTGCCGAACAACAAAGTGAAATGGCGCCTTTGATTCCTGTAGAGGGACGAGCCGCGCAGCTTGGAGATGTCGCAATAGTAAACTTCAAAGGCTATTTAGCTCAAGAAGCCGAAGCAGAACCGCAAGAAATTGCTGGTGCATCAGCTGACGACTTTCAATTAGAACTGCAACAAGAACGCTTTATCCCTGGGTTTATCGATGGAATCGTCGGAATGCAGCCAGGCGAAACCAAAGAAGTTTCGGCGCAGTTTCCTGAAGATTATCCTCAGCCAGATGTCGCAGGGCGTGCAGCAGTTTTCACTGTGACGTTGAAAGAGCTTAAAGAAAAAGAACTTCCAGAACTTGATGATGATTTCGCGCAAGAAGTGAGCGAGTTTGAAACGCTGGAGGAATTACGCAGTTCATTAGAGGAACGCTTTAGAGGAGAAGCCGAGCGACAAACGAAAGCAAATAAAGAAAAGGCTTTAACAGATGAATTAGTTAAACATCTGGAAGTAGACTTACCTGAAACGCTCATCGAACAAGAAGTCAATGCCATGCTGACACAAGCCGCTGTGCAGTTAAGTCAACAAGGAATTGATGTTAAAAAATTATTTACGCAAGAAAGTGTTGCTAAGTTAAGAGAAAACTCTCGTCCAGAAGCGATTGAGCGACTAAGAAGCGCATTGGCACTTCAGGAAGTCGCTCGACGCGAGTCAATAACAGTTGAGAAATCTGAAGTAGAAGCGAAAGCTAAAGAAATTTTATCGCAGTACTCAAACGAAGATATCGACGTTAATAGATTGCGTGAAGTTGTAGAAGAAGACCTTCTCAAAGAAAAAATTATGAGTTGGCTAGAAGAACACAATACAGTGGAATTGCTACCTGAAGGCTCGTTAAATGCTTCGGAAGCATCAACTGAAGATGAACCTGTAGAAGCTGCTGCTGAGATTGAGACGAGCGATCGCCCAGCCCCGACTAAGGAAATTGAGGCATTGTGA
- the rpmF gene encoding 50S ribosomal protein L32, with the protein MAVPKKKTSKSKRDQRRATWRRKAAVEAQKALSLGKSILTGRSTFVYPSKEEETEDEE; encoded by the coding sequence ATGGCTGTTCCTAAGAAGAAGACATCTAAATCGAAACGCGACCAAAGAAGAGCAACTTGGAGACGTAAAGCAGCAGTGGAAGCACAAAAAGCGCTGTCTTTAGGCAAATCAATTTTGACTGGACGCTCTACGTTTGTCTATCCTTCCAAGGAAGAAGAAACTGAAGACGAGGAATAG
- a CDS encoding ribonuclease J — MSNNESAAVKIIPLGGLHEIGKNTCVFEYDDEIILLDAGLAFPTDEMHGVNIVLPDMTYLRENRHKIKGMIVTHGHEDHIGGIAFHLKQFEIPVIYGPRLAMTMLEGKLEEAGVRDRTELRSVRPRDVVRLGSSFLVEFIRNTHSIADSFTVAIHTPVGAIIHTGDFKIDHTPVDGEFFDLHRLAEHGEKGVLCLISDSTNSEVPGHTPSERSVYPNLDRIFSQASGRLLITTFASSVHRINMILELAKKHKRVVSVVGRSMLNVIAHARNLGYIKCEDELLQPLHVVRSLPDEQVLILTTGSQGEPMSALTRISKGEHSQLRIREGDTVVFSANPIPGNTIAVVNTIDRLMMQGAKVVYGKEKGIHVSGHGCQEDQKLMIALTKPKFFLPVHGEYRMLTKHAETAQSMGIPPENMVIIRNGDVVEVSQDSIQIAGKVPAGIELVDTSGSGMVSGTVLKERQQLAEEGIVTIAAAVDWNGKLMIKPEIHLRGVVISIERSLLQKWVQERIENFLHYRWSDFAPATNGEQPEVDWAGLQGQLERELYREIRRELQCQPSVTLLLQTPDEPTKVADGRRRRRTAAQVAS, encoded by the coding sequence ATGAGCAACAACGAATCAGCAGCAGTAAAAATTATTCCCCTGGGTGGGCTACATGAAATTGGGAAAAACACTTGTGTCTTTGAATATGATGATGAAATCATTCTGTTAGATGCAGGGCTAGCCTTTCCTACCGATGAAATGCATGGCGTCAATATTGTGCTGCCAGACATGACGTATCTGCGGGAAAATCGCCATAAGATCAAAGGCATGATTGTGACCCACGGTCATGAAGATCATATCGGGGGAATTGCCTTTCACCTTAAGCAATTTGAAATTCCTGTCATTTATGGTCCCCGCTTAGCAATGACAATGCTAGAGGGTAAACTTGAAGAAGCAGGAGTTCGCGATCGCACTGAACTTAGAAGCGTGCGCCCCCGCGATGTTGTGCGCCTAGGTTCCTCATTTTTAGTCGAGTTTATCCGCAATACGCACTCAATTGCTGATAGCTTTACGGTCGCAATTCATACGCCGGTAGGTGCGATCATTCATACAGGCGACTTCAAAATTGACCATACTCCAGTAGATGGCGAATTCTTCGATTTACACCGTTTAGCAGAACATGGGGAAAAAGGAGTTCTCTGCTTAATTAGCGACTCGACTAATTCAGAAGTTCCTGGACACACGCCTTCAGAACGCTCGGTTTATCCTAATTTAGACCGCATTTTTAGCCAAGCATCAGGGCGACTTTTAATCACAACTTTTGCTTCCTCGGTACATCGAATCAACATGATTTTAGAGTTGGCGAAGAAGCATAAGCGTGTTGTCTCAGTCGTTGGGCGTTCGATGCTGAATGTGATTGCTCATGCGCGGAACTTAGGCTATATCAAATGCGAAGATGAGCTTTTACAACCGTTGCACGTTGTGCGATCGCTTCCTGACGAGCAAGTACTCATTCTCACGACCGGTTCTCAAGGCGAGCCAATGTCAGCCTTAACGCGAATCTCTAAGGGCGAACATTCACAACTGCGTATTCGTGAGGGCGATACCGTCGTCTTCTCAGCTAACCCAATTCCAGGCAATACAATTGCGGTTGTGAATACTATAGACCGCCTGATGATGCAAGGAGCAAAAGTTGTTTATGGTAAAGAGAAGGGAATCCATGTTTCGGGTCACGGTTGTCAGGAAGACCAAAAGCTGATGATAGCGCTGACTAAACCAAAGTTCTTCTTACCCGTACACGGCGAGTATCGGATGCTAACGAAGCACGCCGAAACCGCACAAAGCATGGGAATCCCCCCAGAAAACATGGTCATTATTCGTAACGGCGATGTTGTTGAAGTTTCCCAAGACTCGATTCAAATCGCAGGTAAAGTCCCAGCAGGAATCGAGTTAGTCGATACGTCCGGTTCTGGAATGGTTAGTGGTACAGTTCTTAAAGAGCGCCAGCAGCTTGCAGAAGAAGGAATTGTTACCATCGCCGCCGCCGTAGACTGGAATGGAAAATTGATGATCAAACCCGAAATTCACCTACGCGGTGTAGTGATCTCAATTGAGCGATCGCTACTGCAAAAATGGGTACAAGAGCGTATCGAAAATTTCCTACACTATCGTTGGTCAGACTTTGCGCCAGCAACTAATGGGGAACAACCCGAAGTCGATTGGGCGGGACTTCAAGGACAACTCGAACGCGAACTTTATCGCGAAATCCGGCGCGAACTTCAGTGTCAGCCGTCTGTCACCTTATTACTACAAACTCCTGACGAACCTACGAAAGTTGCTGATGGTAGACGTCGCCGCCGTACTGCTGCGCAAGTAGCCTCATAA
- a CDS encoding aspartate-semialdehyde dehydrogenase, with amino-acid sequence MSKSYRIAILGATGAVGAELLDLLASRNFPVASLKLLASPRSAGKSLPFQGENIVVEAVSDRAFDNVDIVLASAGGSTAKAWAAKAVAAGAVVIDNSSAFRMEPHVPLVVPEVNPQAAARHQGIIANPNCTTILMTVAVWPLHQVKRVQRIVAATYQSASGAGARAMEEVKIQAQAILNGETPVAEILPYPLAFNLFPHNSPLNDLGYCEEEMKMVNETRKIFNDQNIRVTATCVRVPVLRAHSEAINLEFETPMSVQEAKEILQNAPGVQIIEDWQANHFPMPIEATGRDPVLVGRIRQDISHPHGLEIWLCGDQIRKGAALNAVQIAEVLIEKNWLQPATSENQLSATSNRG; translated from the coding sequence TTGTCAAAATCATATCGTATTGCTATTTTAGGCGCGACAGGTGCTGTTGGTGCAGAGCTACTAGATTTACTAGCTAGTAGAAACTTCCCCGTCGCTAGCTTAAAGCTTTTAGCATCTCCTCGAAGTGCAGGTAAGAGTTTGCCGTTTCAAGGAGAAAACATTGTTGTAGAAGCAGTCAGCGATCGCGCATTTGATAACGTAGATATCGTTTTGGCATCAGCAGGCGGTTCTACTGCCAAAGCATGGGCAGCAAAAGCCGTTGCGGCGGGTGCGGTTGTGATTGATAATTCCAGCGCTTTTCGTATGGAACCACACGTTCCCTTAGTCGTTCCCGAAGTCAATCCCCAAGCGGCTGCTCGTCATCAAGGAATCATTGCTAATCCCAATTGTACGACTATTCTCATGACTGTCGCAGTTTGGCCATTACACCAAGTCAAGCGCGTACAGCGCATTGTTGCAGCCACTTATCAATCTGCCAGTGGTGCTGGGGCTAGAGCAATGGAAGAAGTAAAAATCCAAGCGCAGGCGATCTTAAATGGAGAAACACCAGTCGCTGAGATTTTGCCTTATCCGTTAGCTTTCAACTTGTTTCCGCACAATTCCCCGCTAAATGACTTGGGATACTGCGAGGAAGAAATGAAAATGGTCAACGAAACTCGTAAGATTTTTAATGACCAAAACATTCGAGTCACAGCAACTTGTGTTCGGGTTCCCGTCTTGCGCGCGCACTCAGAAGCAATAAACTTAGAATTTGAGACACCGATGAGTGTCCAAGAAGCAAAAGAAATTCTGCAAAACGCTCCTGGAGTGCAAATTATCGAAGACTGGCAAGCCAACCATTTCCCCATGCCAATTGAGGCGACAGGTCGCGACCCCGTTCTGGTTGGGCGTATTCGCCAAGATATTTCGCATCCACACGGCTTAGAAATATGGCTTTGTGGCGACCAAATCCGCAAAGGCGCAGCTTTAAATGCGGTACAGATTGCCGAAGTGTTGATCGAAAAAAACTGGTTACAACCAGCAACATCTGAAAATCAACTATCAGCAACAAGTAATCGTGGGTAA
- a CDS encoding sulfite oxidase-like oxidoreductase codes for MLGKFFQKPGGEQSDRVPPGQYLTKGFPVLTYGQTPKIDLEEWRFRVWGLAKPATFTMSDFMALPQHEFTADFHCVTRWSKLDVKWTGVKVTDFMQLIEVDPKAIHVMEHCYGGYTTNLPLEDFVREENFFAHTLFGEPLPAEHGGPLRLVVPHLYAWKSAKWINGLEFLDHEESGFWERNGYHRRGEPWAEERYSGFFGL; via the coding sequence ATGCTAGGAAAATTTTTTCAAAAACCAGGAGGCGAACAAAGCGATCGCGTTCCACCTGGTCAGTATTTAACAAAAGGGTTTCCCGTCTTAACCTACGGTCAAACGCCCAAAATTGACTTAGAAGAATGGCGGTTTCGGGTATGGGGTCTAGCCAAACCGGCGACGTTTACTATGTCCGATTTTATGGCACTGCCACAACACGAATTTACTGCGGATTTTCATTGCGTAACGCGCTGGTCTAAACTCGATGTAAAGTGGACTGGCGTCAAGGTGACAGATTTTATGCAGTTAATCGAGGTTGACCCCAAAGCAATCCATGTGATGGAACACTGCTACGGAGGTTACACCACAAATCTTCCCTTGGAAGACTTTGTTCGTGAAGAAAACTTTTTTGCGCATACGCTATTTGGCGAACCGCTACCCGCAGAACATGGCGGTCCATTGCGGCTGGTTGTTCCGCATCTGTATGCTTGGAAAAGCGCTAAGTGGATCAACGGTTTGGAATTTCTCGACCATGAAGAGTCGGGCTTTTGGGAACGTAACGGCTATCACCGACGCGGCGAACCCTGGGCGGAAGAACGCTATAGTGGTTTCTTTGGGTTGTAA
- the dapA gene encoding 4-hydroxy-tetrahydrodipicolinate synthase, giving the protein MIDFGRVVTAMITPFTEDGSVNYAVAEQLAVYLAGNGTDTIVVCGTTGESPTLSWDEEYELFQVILKAVAGKALVMAGTGSNSTKEAIAATQKAAKIGVHGSLQIVPYYNKPPQAGIYQHFKAIASSCPEIPIILYNVPGRTGINVHPDTVARLAEIENIVGIKESSGNLDQASEIRRITPSEFKLYSGDDSLTLPLLSVGGSGVVSVASHLVGTQLQSMIQAFTSGQIQKATQIHLKLFPLFKALFTTTNPIPIKAALRLQGWEVGSTRLPLYEEVDEVSQKLKTILIETGIL; this is encoded by the coding sequence GTGATAGATTTTGGACGAGTTGTAACCGCGATGATTACGCCATTTACAGAAGATGGCAGCGTCAATTATGCTGTAGCGGAGCAACTAGCAGTGTATCTGGCTGGAAACGGGACAGATACGATAGTCGTCTGTGGGACAACTGGCGAATCACCCACACTTTCTTGGGATGAAGAGTACGAGTTATTTCAAGTCATCCTCAAAGCCGTAGCGGGAAAAGCTTTGGTAATGGCAGGAACAGGGTCGAATTCGACAAAAGAAGCGATCGCAGCTACGCAAAAAGCCGCTAAAATAGGAGTACATGGATCTTTACAAATTGTTCCTTACTACAATAAGCCACCACAAGCTGGTATCTATCAACACTTTAAGGCGATCGCCTCTTCTTGTCCTGAAATACCAATTATTTTGTATAACGTGCCCGGGCGCACTGGCATCAATGTCCATCCTGATACAGTAGCGCGGTTGGCGGAGATAGAAAACATAGTAGGGATCAAAGAATCAAGTGGTAATCTTGACCAAGCCAGTGAAATTCGCCGGATAACTCCCAGTGAATTCAAACTATACTCAGGTGATGATTCCTTGACATTACCGTTATTATCAGTTGGTGGTAGCGGTGTAGTGAGTGTTGCAAGTCATTTGGTAGGCACGCAGCTACAAAGTATGATTCAAGCTTTTACATCAGGGCAAATTCAAAAAGCAACTCAAATTCATTTGAAACTTTTTCCACTATTCAAAGCTCTATTTACGACAACTAATCCAATTCCTATAAAAGCAGCGCTTAGACTTCAAGGATGGGAAGTTGGTTCAACACGCTTACCGCTTTATGAAGAAGTGGATGAAGTTAGTCAAAAACTCAAAACGATACTTATAGAAACAGGTATTTTGTGA
- a CDS encoding aldo/keto reductase has product MTILPTSSRLQLTEDLNICRILNGMWQVSGAHGRINPQVAIQNMFEYKDAGFTTWDLADHYGPAEDFIGEFRRQLAAKYGKAALSEIQAFTKWVPRPGRMTKKIVAENIDISRRRMDTETLDLLQFHWWEYRDRSYLDALKYMTELQGEGKIKHLALTNFDTEHLEIIIQNGINIISNQVQYSLIDRRPQVCMSSYCQQHHVQLFAYGSLCGGFLSERYLGKSEPRGGELNTVSLRKYKNMIDAWGGWQLFQDLLTTLKSIAEKHAVSIPNIAVRYVLEQPAVAGVIVGARLSISQHIEDNAAVFGFALDTTDYQQIETILAKSRNLYQLIGDCGDEYRR; this is encoded by the coding sequence GTGACTATTTTACCGACATCGAGCAGACTGCAATTGACTGAAGATTTAAATATTTGCCGCATTTTGAATGGGATGTGGCAAGTTTCTGGCGCGCATGGGCGAATTAACCCTCAAGTTGCGATTCAGAATATGTTCGAGTATAAAGATGCAGGCTTCACGACTTGGGATTTAGCAGATCATTACGGTCCTGCTGAAGATTTTATCGGTGAGTTTCGGCGACAGCTTGCAGCTAAATACGGCAAAGCTGCGTTATCTGAAATACAGGCTTTTACGAAATGGGTTCCTAGACCTGGTAGAATGACAAAAAAAATCGTCGCCGAAAACATTGATATCTCGCGTCGCCGGATGGATACCGAAACGTTAGACCTTTTGCAATTTCATTGGTGGGAATACCGCGATCGCAGCTATCTAGACGCGCTAAAGTACATGACAGAACTTCAGGGAGAAGGCAAGATTAAGCACCTAGCTCTCACAAACTTTGATACCGAACATCTAGAGATAATCATTCAAAACGGTATCAATATCATATCAAATCAAGTGCAATATTCTTTGATTGACCGTCGTCCTCAAGTGTGTATGAGTTCGTATTGCCAGCAGCATCATGTACAACTATTTGCTTATGGTTCGCTCTGCGGCGGTTTTTTGTCGGAAAGATATTTAGGTAAATCAGAACCACGCGGCGGTGAACTCAATACCGTCAGTTTGCGAAAGTACAAAAATATGATTGATGCTTGGGGTGGATGGCAATTATTTCAAGATTTACTCACAACACTAAAGTCGATTGCAGAAAAACACGCTGTCAGCATCCCAAATATCGCAGTTCGTTATGTTTTAGAACAGCCTGCCGTCGCTGGTGTCATTGTTGGCGCACGACTGAGCATTTCTCAGCATATCGAGGATAATGCTGCTGTTTTTGGTTTTGCGTTGGATACAACCGATTATCAACAAATCGAGACAATTCTCGCGAAGTCACGCAACCTTTACCAACTTATCGGTGACTGCGGCGACGAATACCGCCGCTAA